Proteins encoded together in one Flavobacterium keumense window:
- a CDS encoding thrombospondin type-1 domain-containing protein, translating to MPITRRTYNQGRMQLDVDNRLLPDGEYREAYNAIVFNNESLEEGSVKKSYSNKKLTNLNIGTNPIYMGGYSHPSRNRVYWLVLSDSGCFLIEYDFTNNIATFVLKDTRPLSTRVFNLKADYFCTGIQILSTEGVNKELFLMTEDNMQPLCFNIERAKTWAENGFEKEDIYLIKKPPRYAPTTIPTFIDNAGNNLEEKFLSFSYRYKYLDGEYSALSSFSNYNFYPNSFKLDYGSLENVGMANYFNAIHVTINTGDKRVTDVQIIAKESNSNALYLVETFNKETQKWGDSQSKSFVFSNNKLYSALPERELYRSFDNVPIKAKALTLIGNIGVFGNFEEGFDLALADGNKFKLDYNLSLNSKNFEGNNLGYSIGTNQFQNDLLVIDFGSSKLKSGSEITLFINLENNQSPPISYNNTVSYLLTKDFKNATELAVDEDFVFFITQYMTNLFLSNYTITEIPNSDLDSNTTFTIHDATATSITIESISLNYTVSGGSNQIINWKFTNVSSVLFYEDGDVSTLKTNRSYEVGFVYMDEFNRSTTVLTQFKNTLFIPHELALSKNKIKVAISHKPPKFADRYKIVVKQKKLSYQAIYATTFYVDGLFRWIKLEGENKDKVKVGDTLIFKSDTNGFVENLTRVKVLEIETKEKEFIEGNVDLDGNIIKELPGIYMKIKTPAGISMDYIKEGIVTRIGAKASKGDSFDMYIGQFSNKVENAYVDIPIKQGSRIDIEITNKKYGSNGGSKEFIKTFYVSADYSNFQAWYNAEVNNNTGDFSFPTNGVVRGEDSVLGGFVNDPNGALYLRIHNELNGNGQHPSYLNATVTIRAANGVLIFETEEKKSDEQDIYFETEQTFDIINGLHQGNLQNQTSLLPAEIDLDFFNCYSMKNGVESYIVKDGFNKPYLNIDLRPSAVSIEEYKSVRRFADLTYSEPYVESSSINGLNVFNLSMANFKDDIDKQNGSIQLLHSRENDIVVLQENKSGKVLFNKQAIYTADGNSAITTGGGILGQYIPYAGNNGIGINPDSFSVDGNGRIKYASIRNGSIIRLSNDGIEEITYGLRNFFRDLFTNRTKGKIISGYDPFLDLTTFTIGENIVETPTYNCGTEIVKNKLQEPFSYILELNSFTGQLTLNYVISEGSATIEVVHDGVTSVMSGLSGSGNMVINRSNLNAEFANITITPVGGLVSFSIANNCPIGIPLEIVYVVLNDESDLNKTITNKFKAGSNTSIQNEDIFSAFPITKFERTFGYEGKNSFPKQNDLVTIESLKETTSTGEFLPLKQNRIGYVISTIDYTEATLNQLIQSANFLTLTETTQGVNQNTFAGNFVFSRSSNAQKLYLIWDYRDVNSTQISLCYDASNGATSCIACNPVNCVVSDWSDWSECSNGSQSRTRTVITPASNGGTACPVLSETRSCTTVVGQSINLNYDMADSQSACDFNPLT from the coding sequence ATGCCTATAACTAGAAGAACATACAATCAAGGAAGAATGCAGCTCGATGTTGATAACAGGCTATTACCAGATGGCGAATATCGAGAAGCGTATAACGCAATTGTTTTTAATAACGAATCTTTGGAAGAGGGTTCTGTAAAAAAGTCATACAGTAATAAAAAACTAACCAACTTAAATATAGGTACAAACCCAATCTACATGGGAGGGTATTCGCATCCTTCAAGAAATAGAGTGTATTGGCTTGTGTTGTCGGATTCTGGCTGCTTTCTAATTGAATATGATTTTACCAATAACATAGCCACATTTGTTTTAAAAGACACAAGACCTTTAAGTACTAGAGTATTTAATCTAAAAGCCGATTATTTTTGTACCGGAATACAGATTTTAAGCACCGAAGGCGTAAACAAAGAATTGTTTTTGATGACCGAAGACAATATGCAACCCTTGTGCTTCAATATCGAAAGAGCAAAAACATGGGCCGAAAACGGATTTGAAAAAGAAGATATTTATTTAATTAAAAAACCACCACGTTACGCACCGACAACCATACCGACATTTATTGACAACGCAGGAAATAATTTAGAAGAAAAGTTCTTATCATTTTCTTATAGATACAAATATTTAGATGGAGAATACTCTGCCCTTTCTTCTTTCTCAAACTATAACTTTTATCCAAATAGTTTTAAATTAGATTATGGCTCTTTAGAAAACGTAGGAATGGCGAACTATTTTAACGCTATACACGTTACAATAAACACGGGAGACAAAAGAGTTACAGATGTTCAAATTATTGCGAAAGAGAGTAACTCAAATGCTTTATATTTAGTCGAAACGTTCAATAAGGAAACTCAAAAATGGGGGGACAGCCAAAGCAAATCATTTGTTTTTTCAAATAACAAACTGTACTCTGCCTTACCTGAAAGAGAACTATACCGATCATTTGATAATGTCCCAATCAAAGCAAAAGCATTAACTTTAATAGGTAATATTGGGGTTTTTGGAAACTTTGAAGAGGGTTTCGATTTAGCATTAGCCGACGGAAATAAATTTAAACTAGATTATAATTTAAGTTTAAATTCTAAAAATTTTGAAGGCAATAATTTAGGCTACTCAATTGGGACCAATCAATTCCAAAATGATTTATTAGTTATTGATTTTGGGTCTAGCAAATTAAAGTCTGGTAGCGAAATAACCTTGTTTATTAACTTAGAAAATAATCAGTCTCCTCCTATTAGCTATAATAATACGGTTTCATACTTGCTTACAAAGGACTTTAAAAATGCCACAGAACTCGCAGTTGATGAAGATTTTGTATTTTTTATCACACAATACATGACAAATTTATTTTTGTCAAATTACACTATTACAGAAATACCTAATTCAGATTTAGATTCAAATACTACGTTTACAATACATGACGCTACAGCCACCTCTATAACTATAGAATCAATATCATTAAATTACACTGTTTCTGGAGGTTCTAATCAAATAATAAACTGGAAGTTTACAAATGTTTCCAGTGTTTTATTTTATGAGGACGGAGATGTATCTACTCTTAAAACCAACAGAAGTTATGAGGTTGGATTTGTTTATATGGATGAATTTAATAGGTCTACAACCGTATTGACACAGTTTAAAAACACTCTATTTATACCACATGAATTAGCGCTGTCTAAAAATAAAATTAAGGTTGCCATTTCCCATAAACCGCCAAAATTTGCCGATCGATATAAAATAGTAGTTAAACAAAAAAAACTATCATACCAAGCTATTTACGCTACTACATTTTATGTAGATGGGTTGTTTCGATGGATAAAACTTGAAGGAGAAAATAAAGACAAGGTAAAGGTCGGAGATACTCTTATTTTCAAGTCAGATACAAATGGATTTGTTGAGAATTTAACTAGAGTAAAAGTTTTAGAAATTGAAACTAAAGAAAAAGAGTTTATCGAAGGGAATGTTGATTTAGACGGGAATATCATTAAAGAATTACCTGGGATTTATATGAAGATTAAAACCCCGGCAGGTATTTCAATGGACTACATTAAAGAAGGAATAGTCACGAGAATTGGCGCCAAGGCAAGTAAAGGAGATAGTTTTGATATGTACATTGGTCAATTTAGCAATAAAGTAGAAAATGCTTATGTTGATATTCCCATAAAACAAGGTTCAAGGATTGATATAGAAATTACTAATAAAAAATATGGGAGTAACGGAGGTAGCAAAGAGTTTATCAAAACCTTTTATGTTAGCGCAGATTATAGCAACTTTCAAGCGTGGTACAATGCCGAAGTAAATAATAATACGGGAGATTTTAGCTTCCCAACCAATGGAGTTGTTAGAGGAGAAGACTCTGTGCTAGGAGGATTTGTAAACGACCCAAACGGCGCTTTATACCTTCGAATACATAACGAGCTAAATGGTAACGGACAACACCCATCATACTTAAACGCAACCGTTACCATTAGAGCTGCAAACGGGGTTTTGATATTTGAAACAGAAGAAAAAAAGTCAGACGAGCAAGATATTTATTTCGAAACTGAACAGACTTTTGATATTATTAACGGACTACACCAAGGCAACTTGCAAAACCAAACAAGTTTATTACCAGCAGAAATTGATTTAGATTTTTTCAACTGTTACAGTATGAAGAATGGCGTAGAAAGTTACATTGTAAAAGACGGTTTCAATAAGCCGTATTTAAACATAGACCTTCGTCCTTCGGCAGTTTCTATTGAGGAATATAAATCAGTTAGACGATTTGCAGACTTAACTTATAGCGAACCTTATGTGGAGAGTTCTTCAATCAATGGTTTAAATGTTTTCAATTTATCAATGGCTAACTTTAAAGACGATATTGATAAGCAAAACGGAAGTATTCAATTACTACATAGCCGAGAAAATGATATTGTAGTACTGCAAGAAAATAAGTCCGGAAAAGTATTGTTTAATAAACAAGCTATTTACACAGCAGACGGAAATTCTGCAATCACTACTGGCGGTGGTATTTTAGGGCAGTATATTCCTTATGCTGGCAATAATGGTATTGGAATTAACCCAGATAGCTTTTCGGTAGATGGAAATGGAAGAATAAAATATGCTTCTATTAGAAATGGAAGTATTATCCGATTATCAAATGATGGTATTGAAGAAATAACATACGGATTAAGAAATTTCTTTAGAGATTTATTCACTAATAGAACAAAAGGGAAGATAATTTCTGGTTATGATCCGTTCCTTGACTTAACAACTTTTACCATCGGAGAAAACATAGTCGAAACTCCTACTTATAATTGCGGTACCGAAATTGTAAAAAATAAACTTCAAGAGCCTTTTAGTTATATTTTAGAATTAAACTCGTTTACAGGGCAACTAACATTAAACTACGTAATTTCTGAAGGCAGCGCCACAATTGAAGTTGTTCACGATGGAGTTACATCTGTAATGTCTGGACTTAGCGGAAGTGGGAATATGGTTATAAACAGAAGCAACCTAAATGCTGAGTTTGCTAATATTACTATTACTCCAGTTGGTGGATTAGTTAGCTTTTCAATAGCAAATAATTGCCCGATAGGTATTCCGTTGGAAATTGTTTACGTAGTGTTAAATGACGAAAGCGATTTAAATAAAACCATTACAAATAAATTCAAGGCAGGATCAAATACTTCAATACAGAATGAAGATATATTTTCGGCTTTTCCAATTACAAAATTTGAGAGAACATTTGGGTACGAAGGAAAAAATTCTTTTCCAAAACAAAACGATTTAGTTACAATAGAATCGCTAAAAGAAACAACAAGTACGGGGGAGTTTTTACCATTAAAACAAAATCGCATTGGCTATGTAATATCAACTATTGATTATACAGAAGCTACATTGAACCAACTAATTCAAAGCGCTAATTTTTTAACTCTTACAGAAACTACGCAAGGCGTTAATCAAAATACATTTGCTGGAAATTTTGTGTTTTCAAGATCGTCTAATGCTCAAAAACTATACTTGATTTGGGATTACAGAGATGTTAATTCAACTCAAATATCACTTTGTTATGACGCTTCTAACGGGGCTACTTCTTGTATAGCTTGTAATCCTGTAAACTGCGTTGTTTCAGATTGGTCGGATTGGTCTGAATGTTCTAATGGAAGTCAAAGCAGAACAAGGACAGTAATCACTCCTGCTTCAAATGGAGGAACGGCATGTCCTGTGCTTTCAGAAACAAGATCTTGCACGACAGTGGTAGGACAATCTATTAACTTAAATTATGATATGGCAGACTCACAAAGCGCTTGTGACTTTAACCCTTTAACCTAA